One segment of Cetobacterium sp. NK01 DNA contains the following:
- a CDS encoding ABC transporter ATP-binding protein has protein sequence MIKKFISYYKPYKKLFFLDLLAAITVSMCDLIYPMLSRIAVNDYIPNRHYKNILILAVILFVIYLVKLLCNYFMNYWGHVVGVRMQGDMRKDVYTKLQNFPIKYFDNTQTGSIMSRIVNDLQEVSELAHHGPEDLFISIIMILGSFILLLNINIPLTLIVFSVIPFIVWFTINRRQRMSDAFLETREKIGTINSTLQNSISGIRVSKAFVNKEDELEKFKKSNIEFKKAREGAYKVMAEYVSGMTFLTDMLDYLVLIFGAIFTYQGKINFGDFLAYLLYIRIFSQPIKRLVGFVEQYQNGMSGFKRFKEMLDEDTEKDSIDAKEIKGIKGDIKFENVYFSHDKKIILKDFSLNIKAGETLALVGPSGGGKTTICNLIPRFYDIDSGDIKIDSQSIYHFKIDSLRKNIGIVQQDPFLFTGSIKENLTIGKPDATDEEIIEAAKKANIHDFIETLPAGYNTEVGERGVKLSGGQKQRIAIGRIFLKNPPILILDEATSALDNITEQLIQESLDELSKNRTTIVVAHRLSTIKNADTIVVITDDGIIEKGTHDELAAQKGFYYNLHLGILQ, from the coding sequence ATGATAAAAAAATTTATAAGTTATTATAAACCTTATAAAAAACTGTTTTTTTTAGATCTATTAGCTGCCATAACTGTTTCTATGTGTGATTTAATATATCCAATGTTAAGTAGAATTGCTGTAAACGATTATATTCCTAATAGACATTATAAAAATATTCTTATTTTGGCTGTTATTCTTTTTGTTATATATTTAGTTAAACTTTTGTGTAACTACTTTATGAATTATTGGGGACATGTTGTTGGTGTTAGAATGCAAGGTGATATGAGGAAAGATGTCTATACAAAACTTCAAAATTTTCCCATAAAATATTTTGATAATACCCAAACAGGTAGTATTATGTCTAGAATTGTTAATGATTTACAAGAAGTTTCTGAGCTTGCTCACCACGGTCCTGAAGATCTTTTTATTTCTATTATAATGATTTTAGGGTCATTCATTCTTCTTTTAAATATAAATATTCCTTTAACTCTTATTGTTTTTTCAGTAATTCCATTCATTGTATGGTTTACAATTAATCGAAGGCAACGAATGTCTGATGCATTTTTAGAAACACGTGAAAAAATAGGTACGATTAATTCAACTTTACAAAATAGTATCAGTGGAATTAGAGTTTCTAAAGCTTTTGTCAATAAAGAAGATGAATTAGAAAAATTTAAAAAAAGCAACATTGAATTTAAAAAAGCTCGTGAAGGAGCCTATAAAGTTATGGCTGAATATGTTTCTGGTATGACATTTCTTACAGATATGTTAGATTACCTTGTATTAATTTTTGGTGCTATATTTACTTATCAAGGAAAAATCAACTTTGGAGATTTTTTAGCTTATCTTTTATATATCAGAATTTTCAGTCAACCTATAAAAAGACTTGTAGGGTTTGTTGAACAATATCAAAATGGGATGAGTGGTTTTAAACGTTTTAAAGAAATGCTTGATGAAGATACAGAAAAAGATTCAATAGATGCTAAAGAAATTAAAGGTATTAAAGGAGATATTAAATTTGAAAATGTGTATTTTAGTCATGATAAAAAAATTATTTTAAAAGATTTTTCTCTCAATATAAAAGCGGGTGAAACTTTAGCTCTTGTTGGACCTTCAGGTGGAGGTAAAACAACAATATGTAATTTAATTCCAAGATTTTATGATATTGATAGCGGTGATATTAAAATTGATTCACAAAGCATATATCATTTTAAAATTGATTCACTGAGGAAAAATATTGGTATAGTTCAACAAGATCCATTTCTTTTTACTGGAAGTATTAAAGAGAATTTAACTATTGGAAAACCAGATGCTACTGATGAAGAAATTATAGAAGCTGCTAAAAAAGCTAATATTCATGATTTTATAGAAACATTACCTGCGGGGTATAATACTGAGGTTGGTGAAAGAGGAGTTAAACTTTCTGGTGGTCAAAAACAAAGAATTGCTATAGGTAGAATTTTTCTAAAAAATCCTCCTATTCTGATTTTAGATGAAGCTACTTCTGCCTTAGATAATATAACTGAACAACTTATTCAAGAATCTTTAGATGAGCTTTCTAAAAATCGTACTACGATAGTCGTAGCTCATAGATTATCTACTATTAAAAATGCCGATACAATTGTTGTTATAACTGATGATGGTATTATTGAAAAAGGAACTCATGATGAATTAGCTGCTCAAAAAGGATTCTATTACAATTTACATTTAGGAATTTTACAATAA
- a CDS encoding ABC transporter substrate-binding protein has protein sequence MKNTIYKFFTLFLILNLFFTTSFSKENNIIIVAQGSKPKSLDPHTFNEFPTLGITEHIFNTLVTLNDQGIPVPELAKDFTYLSPTEILFTIRDNVKFHNGEILNTDDVIFSLERMMEKPGSRVILKDIKNITKTKDNKVLITLYEPSAPFLANLTLPIAAIMNKKYIVEGNNVALNPVGTGPYMVTNWGDGDKIVMKSFNDYFKGKPKNDGLIFKIITENTSRLAALETGEVDIIYAVSPIDFQIVEKDPNLNLLHKTTTTTELMVLNVKKPGLDNKNIRKAIHLAIDKSGILEAIFLNKGSIATSPINPNIFGSYQNLPLLNRNLKEAKEIVANETKNKKLAPLKIWTSENIIRVQIAQIIQANLKEIGIESNIEIVEWGTFLKKTSEGAHDILLTTWILGVSDIDTVVTTLFHSNSIGAEGNRSFYSNKKLDDLIDLARSTTDSKKRKFYYQEIQELILEENPIIPIVYKIDGIGISKKIQNFEYNKASMRNYYENMKKVDVK, from the coding sequence ATGAAAAATACTATTTACAAATTTTTTACTTTATTTTTAATTTTAAACTTATTCTTTACTACTTCTTTTAGTAAAGAAAACAATATTATCATTGTAGCCCAAGGTTCTAAACCAAAATCTTTAGACCCACATACTTTTAACGAATTCCCTACTTTGGGAATAACAGAACATATTTTTAATACTCTTGTTACTTTAAATGATCAAGGAATTCCAGTCCCTGAACTAGCAAAAGATTTTACTTATCTATCACCCACAGAAATTTTATTTACAATTAGAGATAATGTTAAATTTCATAATGGAGAAATTTTAAATACTGATGATGTTATATTTAGTTTAGAAAGAATGATGGAAAAACCTGGAAGCAGAGTTATACTAAAAGATATTAAGAATATCACAAAAACTAAAGATAATAAAGTTTTAATAACTTTATATGAACCTTCAGCTCCTTTTTTAGCTAACTTAACTCTTCCTATTGCTGCTATTATGAATAAAAAATATATAGTAGAAGGAAATAATGTTGCTTTAAATCCAGTGGGAACTGGTCCTTACATGGTTACAAATTGGGGTGATGGGGATAAAATAGTTATGAAAAGTTTTAATGATTACTTTAAGGGAAAACCTAAAAATGATGGTCTGATTTTTAAAATTATAACTGAAAACACTAGTCGTTTAGCTGCTTTAGAAACTGGAGAAGTTGATATTATCTATGCTGTTTCTCCCATTGACTTTCAAATTGTTGAAAAGGATCCTAATTTAAATCTTTTACATAAAACCACTACAACTACAGAGCTTATGGTTTTAAATGTAAAAAAACCAGGTTTAGATAATAAAAATATTAGAAAAGCTATACATCTAGCCATTGACAAATCTGGTATTTTAGAAGCAATCTTTTTAAATAAAGGCTCTATTGCGACTTCACCAATAAATCCAAACATCTTTGGAAGTTATCAGAATTTACCTCTTTTAAATAGAAATTTAAAGGAGGCAAAAGAAATCGTAGCTAATGAAACAAAAAATAAAAAATTAGCCCCCTTAAAAATTTGGACAAGTGAAAATATTATAAGAGTTCAAATAGCACAAATTATACAGGCTAATTTAAAAGAGATTGGTATTGAATCTAATATTGAGATCGTAGAATGGGGAACTTTTTTAAAAAAGACTTCTGAAGGAGCTCATGATATTCTTTTAACAACATGGATTTTAGGAGTTAGCGATATTGACACTGTTGTGACTACACTTTTTCATTCAAATTCTATAGGCGCAGAAGGAAATCGTTCTTTTTATAGCAATAAAAAATTAGATGACCTTATAGATTTAGCTAGGTCTACAACTGACTCTAAAAAACGAAAATTTTATTATCAAGAGATTCAAGAATTAATTTTAGAAGAAAATCCTATAATTCCTATAGTTTACAAAATTGATGGGATTGGAATTAGTAAAAAAATTCAAAATTTTGAATATAATAAAGCCAGTATGAGAAACTATTATGAAAATATGAAAAAAGTAGATGTTAAATAA
- a CDS encoding thioredoxin family protein yields MDMKTLYSAGMNFDAFMGTGIKSERDRIPKNYSRIIMSEEEIETVKNIERKINFLVSGEPWCMDFQLNVTVLKKFCELNPNFDMTIITKARGEKFLKPLMEVEEFKVPFIVPLTEEYEVCGEIFVERPKEVKKYVYEDVKMDYLKGQYLQYTVKDLIEMITKK; encoded by the coding sequence ATGGATATGAAAACACTTTATTCAGCAGGAATGAACTTTGACGCATTTATGGGAACTGGAATAAAAAGTGAAAGAGATAGAATACCTAAAAATTATTCAAGAATTATAATGAGCGAAGAAGAAATAGAAACAGTAAAAAATATTGAGAGAAAAATAAATTTTTTAGTTTCAGGAGAACCTTGGTGCATGGATTTTCAGTTAAATGTAACTGTTTTAAAAAAATTTTGTGAACTAAATCCAAATTTTGATATGACAATTATAACTAAAGCTAGAGGAGAAAAATTTTTAAAGCCATTAATGGAAGTTGAAGAGTTTAAAGTTCCATTCATTGTTCCTCTAACAGAAGAATATGAAGTTTGTGGTGAGATTTTTGTTGAAAGACCAAAAGAAGTAAAAAAATATGTATATGAAGACGTAAAGATGGATTATTTAAAAGGGCAGTATTTACAATATACTGTTAAAGATTTAATTGAGATGATAACAAAAAAGTAG
- a CDS encoding YoaK family protein gives MEQINKKLFLWISLLAFLGGGMNAFAILQFSLTASHITGSVTRISTDLAYYNIPHLKIMIGLVISFFSGAIVSGVIIGSGRDFELRKRYGDTFIFIGVLLKFLEMYLYTEVLFVFILAFSLGLQNGLFIRYRGMVIRTTHMTGTVTDLGVVIGHYLRGNREITWKMKYYAMNILSFITGGLLVGLGLKYLGRNTINYMSIAYILSGAFYFLLRDKYYKMKR, from the coding sequence ATGGAACAAATTAATAAAAAACTGTTTTTATGGATAAGTTTATTAGCTTTTTTAGGTGGAGGAATGAATGCTTTTGCAATATTGCAGTTTTCTTTAACAGCTAGCCATATAACAGGAAGTGTTACAAGAATCTCTACAGATTTAGCTTATTATAATATACCGCATTTAAAGATAATGATAGGATTAGTAATCTCATTTTTTAGTGGAGCAATAGTTTCAGGAGTTATTATAGGATCAGGAAGAGATTTTGAGCTTAGAAAAAGATATGGAGATACTTTTATATTTATAGGAGTGCTTCTTAAATTTTTAGAGATGTATCTTTATACTGAAGTTCTATTTGTTTTTATCCTTGCTTTTTCTTTAGGTTTGCAAAATGGATTATTTATACGTTATAGAGGTATGGTTATAAGAACTACCCACATGACAGGAACAGTTACAGATCTTGGAGTTGTAATAGGTCATTATTTAAGAGGAAATCGAGAGATTACATGGAAGATGAAATATTATGCAATGAATATTCTTTCTTTTATAACAGGTGGACTTTTAGTGGGATTAGGTTTAAAATATTTAGGTAGAAATACTATAAACTATATGTCAATAGCTTATATTTTAAGTGGTGCATTCTATTTCTTATTAAGAGATAAATATTATAAAATGAAAAGGTAG